The nucleotide window TCCCTAAAATCGGGATTAAACTGATCGGTATTTACGCCACGTGCCCAAATTCTAATTCCCTCATCAATACCTTCTTCATTGAGTTCATCGGCCATAGAAGGCGATGGTACGTATATATGCTTGCACTGGCTGTAAAACCAGCCGATGTATTTCCATCCCAATAATTCCAACATATCCAAATTATAATACTTCAAATAACTGGTAAAATGGGTGTGGTATGAGGCGACTATTTGAATTTGATTGGCCTGTGCCCAGCGCATAGCACGAAATCCCAGCACATCGGGCGTTGCCAAATGGATAAGCGTGGGCTCAAATTCACGGAGTCGCCGCTGGGCTTTTTCGGGAAATCCTACCGTAATACGATACTCCGACCGTCCGGGAACGGGAACAGAAGGCACCGGGACAAATTCCCCCTCATGATCGATAGCAGGCTCATCAGTAGTAGGGCCAAATACGATAACAGGAACTCCCTTTTCTTCCAGAAAGGCCACTAATCTATTCAGGGTAAGCGAAACTCCATCCTGAATATGATTATAATTTCCGGTAAAAATGGCGACTCTAAGTTCTTTCATAAATTTTCCAATACATCGTTGATATTTGTATCTTTACAACCGTTTAAACTTGAGATGTTTTCACAGTCACAGCTTAATTAAGCCCCCAAATATACAAAATTTGATGAAAGCCTTCGTAACTGGCGGCACAGGTTTTATTGGAAGTCATCTGGCCGACGCTCTTATTGATTCTGACGACTATTCCGAAGTTCGTTGCCTTATTCGCAGCAATGAAAAGTGGCTCAAAGGAAAAAACTTTACGCCCATTCGTGGTGATCTGGACGACCTTCCTGTGCTTAAAAAAGCGGTGCAAGATGTCGATGTCATTTTCCATATAGCCGGACGTGTCAAAGCACCATCCTATGAGGAATTGAAACATGCTAATGTGGATGCCACCGAAAACCTTCTCCGGATCGCCCAAAAAGAGGGCGTCCCTAAAATAGTGGTACTCTCCTCCCTGGCTGCGGTTGGGCCCAGCGAAAATGGCCCTGTAACTGAAGACAAACCCATGAATCCGGTTAGTAATTACGGGCGATCAAAAAAAGAGATGGAGGAAGTTATCCACGAGGTTGCTAATGGACAAACCTCAATTACGATTTTGCGTCCGCCTGCGGTGTACGGCCCCCGCGAAGATCAGATATACAGCTTTTTTAAGATGATGAACAAGCGTATCTGTCCTATTATTGGTGACGGGAAGCATCCCAAAGTATCAATGATTTATGTGGGTGATGTCGTTAACGGTATCTTTAAGGCTGTTGATCAAACAGACAAAGGTGTACATACTTATTTTGTATCGGGACCAGAAATCTATGACTGGGAGCAAATTCGCGGAACTACCTCCAAGGTATTAGGTAAAAAGACATTACCTATATACGTTAAACCAGAACTGGTTAAAACCATTGTCGGAACGGTTGAAAAAGCTGCATCATTTTTTGGGATGTATCCCGTTCTTAACAAGGAAAAGGCAAAAGAATTAATTTTAGAATGGACGTGCTCTAACGAAAAAGCACATCGCGAACTCGGCTATACCCCCCAATACTCACTTGGAGAAGGTATTTCGCGTACGATCCACTGGTATAAAAAACATCATTGGCTATAATCTTATGAAGAACAGACTGCTCACTTTTTTCGTAGTTTTATTTATGGGAATCGCAATAAACGCCGATGCCCAACCGACTTTGCAAAAAGATTTCTCGTATGTGTTGGAAATCCCCTCAACTATCACAGTTGGCAGTTCTCCGGCTCATGTATATGTATTATCTGATTCGGAAGGAATGGCGGTATTCCGCACCCAGCAAGATACTCTGCAGTGGTTATACTCATCCACTGGCATGGAACAGCGCGGATATAAGCTCACCGCCGATATTCGGTTTGCTTACCTTTTTGGTGACAGCCGACGCTTAACGGTTTTAGAACCCACCTCAGTTTTGGGGGTATATTCTTCTACCCTGCTGCCAGCAAATCCACGTGATGCCAAACGCTTGGATAACAATTTATATGTAGCACTTGGTAATAAAGGTCTTGGAAAACTTTCACTGCGAACCCCTGCAGCTGTTGATTCTACTATGGACTATATTGAACGCTCACTGTTGAGCAGAGAAAACATTATAGATATTGAAGCCTCTTCGGATCAACTCTTTGCCCTATCGGCGAATCAAAAACTTTTCCGCTTTAATTATGATAACGGAACACTTAACCTTGATGAAGAGATTGAGATTCCTGAAACCTTGCAGAAAATATTCCTGATTGACAACACCATGTATGGTTCGAATGATGCAGGGAATATCTACGAATTAAATAGCAGTGGCAACCTCTCTCAACTGGGTAGTATTGATGAACCTATAACAAAAATTGAAGCTTGGAAAAACTGGCTCATCATTCAGGGGAACTCTAATCGTGTCTGGACCTCATATCAAAACCGAAGTCCTGAATTATGGAAGGATGATGCCGAAGCAGGTAACTTCTTTACCGTCACCGGGGATGATTTATGGCTTTCAGAAAATGATAAAATAAGTAGGATTATCACTTCATCTTCAAGTAGCGAATCTGAAGAAATAGGGTCTTCAGAGATCACGAAAAACTATTCTGGCAACATTTCCCTGCAAAGTATTTCTTCAAAAACAGTTCCCCATACTAAGCCACTGCTTTTCCCCATAGAATTTGAACAGGATATCCCTGCCAAAGCGGTGCAAATCTCTTACCGGTCTGATGACATCCAACATGCTCAAATTCGCGGACATAGTTTTTACTGGGAGCCAACTGCGGATGATGTTGGCAATCATCGTGTAAAAATCATTGCCTCAACCAACAGTGGCTCAACAGACAGCACCACTGTTGATATCGAAGTTTCTTCATTTAATGCCCCGCCTCGCTTTGCTCCTATTCGGTCTATAAGTATTCCCGTTGGCGAAGAATTTACGCTTCCTATTAAGGCAACCGATCCCGATGGAAATAATCGAGAGCTTGTTCGATATCTCGGCGTTGACCTTCCAGAAGGGGCTTCCATCGATGAAAAGTCAGGCGAATTTATATGGACACCGACTGCTCGTCAGGTTGGAGAAAACGAGTTTCGAGTTATTGCTACAGATCAATACGGGGCCGCAAAATCGACCGATATCACTATTAATGTGATTGAAAATCCGCGTAGCAATCAGGCTAATAACTAAGTACTAAGCAGCTCATTTCAATTTTACAGGACCTTTCACTCTTGGATAAAAGCGATTTTCAACAAGCTTTATTACATTGGTATGATCAACATAAGCGTGAAATGCCGTGGCGCGATTGTGGCGATCCCTATAAAATTTGGGTTTCCGAAATCATGCTCCAACAAACGCGTGTGGATCAGGCTACGCCCTATTTCAACCGGTTCATGGAGCACTTTCCAACGGTACATGATTTGGCAAGTGCAGACCAGCAGGAAGTGCTGAAAGTTTGGGAGGGACTCGGATATTACAGCCGTGCTCGTCATCTCCATGCAGCTTCAAAGTTAGTTGTAGATGAATTTGATGGACAAGTGCCTGACAACTGGGATAATATCAATAAGCTTAAAGGCGTGGGGCCTTATACCGCATCAGCCGTGCTAAGTATAGCCTATCAGAAAAAGCATGCCGTAGTAGATGGCAATGTAATTCGCGTGCTCAGCCGCTATTTGGGAATTGAAGATGACGTACGAAGCTCATCCACAAAAAATGCTATACAAGATGCTGCGGATGAGCTTATTTCTGAGGAGCGACCGGGCGACTTTAATCAGGCGGTTATGGAATTGGGAGCAACGGTTTGTACGCCTTCCAATCCAGATTG belongs to Fodinibius sp. Rm-B-1B1-1 and includes:
- a CDS encoding Ig domain-containing protein, yielding MKNRLLTFFVVLFMGIAINADAQPTLQKDFSYVLEIPSTITVGSSPAHVYVLSDSEGMAVFRTQQDTLQWLYSSTGMEQRGYKLTADIRFAYLFGDSRRLTVLEPTSVLGVYSSTLLPANPRDAKRLDNNLYVALGNKGLGKLSLRTPAAVDSTMDYIERSLLSRENIIDIEASSDQLFALSANQKLFRFNYDNGTLNLDEEIEIPETLQKIFLIDNTMYGSNDAGNIYELNSSGNLSQLGSIDEPITKIEAWKNWLIIQGNSNRVWTSYQNRSPELWKDDAEAGNFFTVTGDDLWLSENDKISRIITSSSSSESEEIGSSEITKNYSGNISLQSISSKTVPHTKPLLFPIEFEQDIPAKAVQISYRSDDIQHAQIRGHSFYWEPTADDVGNHRVKIIASTNSGSTDSTTVDIEVSSFNAPPRFAPIRSISIPVGEEFTLPIKATDPDGNNRELVRYLGVDLPEGASIDEKSGEFIWTPTARQVGENEFRVIATDQYGAAKSTDITINVIENPRSNQANN
- the mutY gene encoding A/G-specific adenine glycosylase — its product is MDKSDFQQALLHWYDQHKREMPWRDCGDPYKIWVSEIMLQQTRVDQATPYFNRFMEHFPTVHDLASADQQEVLKVWEGLGYYSRARHLHAASKLVVDEFDGQVPDNWDNINKLKGVGPYTASAVLSIAYQKKHAVVDGNVIRVLSRYLGIEDDVRSSSTKNAIQDAADELISEERPGDFNQAVMELGATVCTPSNPDCEECPIQADCVAFKTAKTNEIPYKSSAKKRPHHQIGVGIVMNKNEEVLIALRPDDAMLGGMWEFPGGKQEDDEEIEETVKRELNEELDIDVSITKPFMKLDHAYSHFKITMHAYLCTLENGNPKPKSSQEIRWIAIDELEDYPFPKANRKLTEKLMNLDKGQQELEI
- a CDS encoding NAD(P)-dependent oxidoreductase, translated to MKAFVTGGTGFIGSHLADALIDSDDYSEVRCLIRSNEKWLKGKNFTPIRGDLDDLPVLKKAVQDVDVIFHIAGRVKAPSYEELKHANVDATENLLRIAQKEGVPKIVVLSSLAAVGPSENGPVTEDKPMNPVSNYGRSKKEMEEVIHEVANGQTSITILRPPAVYGPREDQIYSFFKMMNKRICPIIGDGKHPKVSMIYVGDVVNGIFKAVDQTDKGVHTYFVSGPEIYDWEQIRGTTSKVLGKKTLPIYVKPELVKTIVGTVEKAASFFGMYPVLNKEKAKELILEWTCSNEKAHRELGYTPQYSLGEGISRTIHWYKKHHWL